The following proteins are encoded in a genomic region of Brachypodium distachyon strain Bd21 chromosome 1, Brachypodium_distachyon_v3.0, whole genome shotgun sequence:
- the LOC100828433 gene encoding uncharacterized protein LOC100828433 isoform X2, translating into MSAAATNVAVIGAGISGAVCASLLAARGVAVTLFDSGRGAGGRMAQRREVMDDGTELRFDHGAPYFTVSSDEVARVVSGWEARGLVAEWKAMFACFDREAGKFRDFDKEGTTKKYVGVPGMNSICKSLCLEDGVVARFGVTVGKMDWLQNGSSWSLTSLDGKDLGNFDYVVATDKNVASHKFSGLTGRPPPLDLSVFPNLSTMFQDIPVRPCFALMLAFSEPLAMVPVQGFSFYNSDSLSWAFCDSSKPGRVCLPPNSQSWVLRSTAEYASKVINNMGPRKPSADALAKVAEDLFKEFQATGLNIPQPIFIKAHRWGSAFPAISIGGDDKCVWDKSMKLAVCGDFCTSPSVEGAVVSGMTGASKILGCLNFPSGL; encoded by the exons ATgagcgccgccgcgaccaACGTCGCCGTCATCGGAGCCGGAA TCTCGGGCGCCGTGTGCGCGTcgctcctcgccgcgcgcgGGGTGGCGGTGACGCTCTTCGActccggccgcggcgccggcggccgcatGGCGCAGCGGAG AGAGGTGATGGACGACGGCACGGAGCTGCGCTTCGACCACGGCGCGCCCTACTTCACCGTGAGCAGCGACGAGGTTGCCCGGGTCGTCAGCGGCTGGGAGGCGCGGGGGCTCGTAGCTGAGTGGAAGGCCATGTTCGCGTGCTTCGACAGGGAGGCCGGGAAATTCAGGGACTTCGATAag GAGGGAACAACTAAGAAGTATGTGGGAGTTCCAGGCATGAACTCAATATGCAAATCTCTGTGTCTAGAGGATG GCGTGGTGGCCAGATTTGGTGTTACTGTTGGAAAGATGGATTGGCTTCAAAATGGGAGCTCATGGTCACTGACTAGCTTGGATGGCAAAGATCTTGGCAATTTTGATTATGTGGTAGCAACTGATAAGAACGTAGCATCGCATAAGTTTTCCGGGTTAACTGGAAGGCCTCCGCCTCTTG ATTTGTCAGTATTTCCAAATTTGTCAACAATGTTTCAAGACATCCCAGTTCGCCCCTGTTTTGCTCTGATGTTAGCATTCTCAGAGCCTCTAGCTATG GTACCTGTCCAAGGGTTCTCTTTCTACAATTCTGATTCTCTAAGCTGGGCCTTCTGTGATAGTAGCAAGCCAGGACGTGTTTGTTTACCTCCTAACAG TCAATCGTGGGTACTGCGTTCGACCGCTGAGTATGCTTCTAAGGTAATAAACAACATGGGTCCCCGAAAACCTTCGGCAGATGCCCTTGCTAAGGTTGCGGAGGATTTGTTCAAAGAATTTCAGGCTACAGGACTGAACATTCCACAGCCAATTTTTATTAAAGCTCATAGATG GGGTAGTGCTTTCCCAGCTATTTCTATTGGCGGTGATGATAAATGTGTGTGGGATAAGAGCATGAAATTGGCTGTATGTGGAGATTTCTGCACAAGTCCAAGTGTTGAAGGAGCTGTTGTTAGTGGCATGACAGGAGCTTCCAAAATCCTTGGATGTTTAAACTTTCCATCAGGGTTGTGA
- the LOC100828433 gene encoding uncharacterized protein LOC100828433 isoform X1, translated as MSAAATNVAVIGAGISGAVCASLLAARGVAVTLFDSGRGAGGRMAQRREVMDDGTELRFDHGAPYFTVSSDEVARVVSGWEARGLVAEWKAMFACFDREAGKFRDFDKMEEGTTKKYVGVPGMNSICKSLCLEDGVVARFGVTVGKMDWLQNGSSWSLTSLDGKDLGNFDYVVATDKNVASHKFSGLTGRPPPLDLSVFPNLSTMFQDIPVRPCFALMLAFSEPLAMVPVQGFSFYNSDSLSWAFCDSSKPGRVCLPPNSQSWVLRSTAEYASKVINNMGPRKPSADALAKVAEDLFKEFQATGLNIPQPIFIKAHRWGSAFPAISIGGDDKCVWDKSMKLAVCGDFCTSPSVEGAVVSGMTGASKILGCLNFPSGL; from the exons ATgagcgccgccgcgaccaACGTCGCCGTCATCGGAGCCGGAA TCTCGGGCGCCGTGTGCGCGTcgctcctcgccgcgcgcgGGGTGGCGGTGACGCTCTTCGActccggccgcggcgccggcggccgcatGGCGCAGCGGAG AGAGGTGATGGACGACGGCACGGAGCTGCGCTTCGACCACGGCGCGCCCTACTTCACCGTGAGCAGCGACGAGGTTGCCCGGGTCGTCAGCGGCTGGGAGGCGCGGGGGCTCGTAGCTGAGTGGAAGGCCATGTTCGCGTGCTTCGACAGGGAGGCCGGGAAATTCAGGGACTTCGATAag ATGGAG GAGGGAACAACTAAGAAGTATGTGGGAGTTCCAGGCATGAACTCAATATGCAAATCTCTGTGTCTAGAGGATG GCGTGGTGGCCAGATTTGGTGTTACTGTTGGAAAGATGGATTGGCTTCAAAATGGGAGCTCATGGTCACTGACTAGCTTGGATGGCAAAGATCTTGGCAATTTTGATTATGTGGTAGCAACTGATAAGAACGTAGCATCGCATAAGTTTTCCGGGTTAACTGGAAGGCCTCCGCCTCTTG ATTTGTCAGTATTTCCAAATTTGTCAACAATGTTTCAAGACATCCCAGTTCGCCCCTGTTTTGCTCTGATGTTAGCATTCTCAGAGCCTCTAGCTATG GTACCTGTCCAAGGGTTCTCTTTCTACAATTCTGATTCTCTAAGCTGGGCCTTCTGTGATAGTAGCAAGCCAGGACGTGTTTGTTTACCTCCTAACAG TCAATCGTGGGTACTGCGTTCGACCGCTGAGTATGCTTCTAAGGTAATAAACAACATGGGTCCCCGAAAACCTTCGGCAGATGCCCTTGCTAAGGTTGCGGAGGATTTGTTCAAAGAATTTCAGGCTACAGGACTGAACATTCCACAGCCAATTTTTATTAAAGCTCATAGATG GGGTAGTGCTTTCCCAGCTATTTCTATTGGCGGTGATGATAAATGTGTGTGGGATAAGAGCATGAAATTGGCTGTATGTGGAGATTTCTGCACAAGTCCAAGTGTTGAAGGAGCTGTTGTTAGTGGCATGACAGGAGCTTCCAAAATCCTTGGATGTTTAAACTTTCCATCAGGGTTGTGA
- the LOC100828433 gene encoding uncharacterized protein LOC100828433 isoform X3 → MDDGTELRFDHGAPYFTVSSDEVARVVSGWEARGLVAEWKAMFACFDREAGKFRDFDKEGTTKKYVGVPGMNSICKSLCLEDGVVARFGVTVGKMDWLQNGSSWSLTSLDGKDLGNFDYVVATDKNVASHKFSGLTGRPPPLDLSVFPNLSTMFQDIPVRPCFALMLAFSEPLAMVPVQGFSFYNSDSLSWAFCDSSKPGRVCLPPNSQSWVLRSTAEYASKVINNMGPRKPSADALAKVAEDLFKEFQATGLNIPQPIFIKAHRWGSAFPAISIGGDDKCVWDKSMKLAVCGDFCTSPSVEGAVVSGMTGASKILGCLNFPSGL, encoded by the exons ATGGACGACGGCACGGAGCTGCGCTTCGACCACGGCGCGCCCTACTTCACCGTGAGCAGCGACGAGGTTGCCCGGGTCGTCAGCGGCTGGGAGGCGCGGGGGCTCGTAGCTGAGTGGAAGGCCATGTTCGCGTGCTTCGACAGGGAGGCCGGGAAATTCAGGGACTTCGATAag GAGGGAACAACTAAGAAGTATGTGGGAGTTCCAGGCATGAACTCAATATGCAAATCTCTGTGTCTAGAGGATG GCGTGGTGGCCAGATTTGGTGTTACTGTTGGAAAGATGGATTGGCTTCAAAATGGGAGCTCATGGTCACTGACTAGCTTGGATGGCAAAGATCTTGGCAATTTTGATTATGTGGTAGCAACTGATAAGAACGTAGCATCGCATAAGTTTTCCGGGTTAACTGGAAGGCCTCCGCCTCTTG ATTTGTCAGTATTTCCAAATTTGTCAACAATGTTTCAAGACATCCCAGTTCGCCCCTGTTTTGCTCTGATGTTAGCATTCTCAGAGCCTCTAGCTATG GTACCTGTCCAAGGGTTCTCTTTCTACAATTCTGATTCTCTAAGCTGGGCCTTCTGTGATAGTAGCAAGCCAGGACGTGTTTGTTTACCTCCTAACAG TCAATCGTGGGTACTGCGTTCGACCGCTGAGTATGCTTCTAAGGTAATAAACAACATGGGTCCCCGAAAACCTTCGGCAGATGCCCTTGCTAAGGTTGCGGAGGATTTGTTCAAAGAATTTCAGGCTACAGGACTGAACATTCCACAGCCAATTTTTATTAAAGCTCATAGATG GGGTAGTGCTTTCCCAGCTATTTCTATTGGCGGTGATGATAAATGTGTGTGGGATAAGAGCATGAAATTGGCTGTATGTGGAGATTTCTGCACAAGTCCAAGTGTTGAAGGAGCTGTTGTTAGTGGCATGACAGGAGCTTCCAAAATCCTTGGATGTTTAAACTTTCCATCAGGGTTGTGA